In one window of Methanoregula sp. DNA:
- a CDS encoding HAMP domain-containing sensor histidine kinase, whose protein sequence is MSGQDNKAGGVKNPAEGDSGKSPSSEQTDADLKKALEFALKKLQIVGSVTRHDVLNQLTAVVGYNELLSMMVEDPKQRSFLEKEKHAIDKIRRQFKFAKEYQNIGVEPARLQLLKNVIHRAIEDADLKGIRVTDLTGGASVYADPLFEKVFSNLFENTLRHGGAATEIRLFVSRKDTEVVLVVEDNGTGIPVEEKTKVFERGYGKGTGWGLFLAREILAFTGMTITETGEPGKGSRFEIRIPQDNFRLEGGEPEIPLPY, encoded by the coding sequence ATGTCAGGACAAGATAACAAAGCGGGTGGCGTCAAAAACCCGGCTGAAGGTGATAGCGGAAAAAGCCCCTCATCTGAACAGACAGATGCCGACCTGAAAAAAGCGCTGGAGTTTGCGCTAAAGAAACTCCAGATCGTCGGAAGCGTAACCCGGCATGATGTGCTTAACCAGCTGACAGCCGTTGTCGGGTACAACGAATTGCTCAGCATGATGGTGGAAGACCCGAAACAGCGGTCGTTTCTTGAAAAGGAGAAGCATGCGATCGATAAGATTCGCCGTCAGTTTAAGTTTGCCAAGGAATACCAGAATATTGGCGTTGAACCCGCCCGCTTGCAGTTGCTGAAGAATGTGATACACCGGGCAATTGAGGACGCCGATCTCAAGGGGATCCGGGTTACGGATCTCACCGGCGGCGCATCGGTCTATGCCGACCCTCTCTTTGAAAAAGTTTTTTCAAACCTGTTCGAAAACACCCTGCGTCACGGCGGTGCTGCTACGGAAATCCGCCTGTTCGTGAGCCGCAAAGATACTGAAGTTGTGCTGGTTGTGGAAGATAATGGAACAGGCATTCCTGTGGAAGAGAAGACCAAGGTATTCGAGCGCGGTTATGGAAAAGGAACCGGCTGGGGGTTATTCCTTGCCCGGGAGATCCTTGCATTCACCGGTATGACGATCACCGAGACCGGAGAGCCCGGAAAAGGGAGCCGGTTTGAGATTCGAATCCCGCAGGATAATTTCCGGTTGGAAGGTGGAGAACCGGAGATTCCGTTGCCTTACTAA
- the cofG gene encoding 7,8-didemethyl-8-hydroxy-5-deazariboflavin synthase CofG, translating to MQHRVITFSKNVFLPLTTVCRNRCGYCGFRTPAQNGCVMGNEEVEKTLRHGAAMGCTEALFTFGEHPEEEPGFTQYLKPLGYGTILDYCEAMCKKSIEYGVLPHTNAGILTLEEMERLRAVNASMGLMLETTARIPAHATSKGKEPEVRLAMIEDAGKLKIPFTTGLLLGIGETMEDREESLYAIRDIHRRYQHIQEIIIQNFCPKPGTPMAGQPVPTTDEICTTIRMARDILPADIAIQIPPNLIDATLLISCGVDDLGGVSPLTIDYVNPEHPWPAMEELKTIAGEAELKERLCIYPQYIERGWFHPGLQPLINRLAQTIKQRGS from the coding sequence ATGCAGCACCGGGTCATCACCTTCTCAAAAAATGTTTTTTTACCCCTGACTACCGTATGCCGGAACCGGTGCGGGTATTGTGGTTTCCGCACACCTGCCCAGAATGGGTGCGTCATGGGAAATGAGGAGGTCGAAAAGACCCTCCGGCATGGCGCTGCGATGGGGTGTACAGAAGCACTCTTCACCTTCGGCGAGCACCCTGAAGAGGAACCCGGGTTTACGCAGTATCTCAAACCATTGGGCTATGGAACGATTCTCGATTACTGCGAGGCGATGTGCAAAAAGAGCATTGAATACGGGGTCCTGCCACACACGAATGCCGGCATACTCACGCTCGAGGAAATGGAGCGCCTGCGTGCAGTGAATGCCAGTATGGGGCTCATGCTTGAGACCACTGCGCGGATCCCGGCTCATGCCACATCAAAGGGCAAGGAGCCGGAGGTCAGGCTCGCAATGATTGAAGACGCCGGTAAACTCAAAATCCCGTTCACCACCGGCCTGCTTCTCGGGATTGGCGAGACGATGGAGGACCGGGAGGAATCCCTTTACGCGATCCGCGATATCCACCGGCGCTACCAGCATATCCAGGAGATCATCATCCAGAACTTCTGCCCCAAACCCGGTACTCCCATGGCAGGTCAGCCGGTACCAACAACGGATGAGATCTGTACAACGATCCGGATGGCACGCGACATCCTGCCAGCGGATATCGCGATCCAGATCCCCCCCAACCTGATCGATGCCACATTGCTCATATCATGCGGTGTGGACGATCTCGGCGGCGTCTCCCCGCTCACCATCGATTATGTCAACCCCGAACACCCGTGGCCGGCGATGGAGGAACTCAAAACCATTGCCGGAGAGGCCGAGCTCAAGGAACGGCTCTGCATCTACCCGCAGTATATTGAACGGGGCTGGTTCCATCCGGGTTTGCAACCCCTAATAAACCGGCTCGCACAAACAATTAAGCAAAGGGGCAGTTGA
- the purC gene encoding phosphoribosylaminoimidazolesuccinocarboxamide synthase, which produces MKQKKLLYAGKAKSVYRTDVDGKLIVEFRDDITAFDGGKKDVLKNKGSYNAEVSAFLFEYLGRNGVKTHFVSMIDPRHMVVRELGMIPLEVIVRNVAAGSIVRNYPFKEGTKLDPPVIVIDFKDDARHDPMLNDDLIIALKIATPAELKKIKKIALEINRLLFSLLAAQGITLVDFKIEFGRQGKTIFLGDEISMDSMRLWDKKSGESLDKDVYRFEKGDVMATYNRVAQRITTSPKKR; this is translated from the coding sequence GTGAAGCAGAAAAAACTCCTGTACGCCGGCAAGGCAAAATCGGTGTATCGTACCGATGTGGATGGAAAACTCATCGTCGAGTTCCGTGACGACATCACCGCATTTGATGGCGGAAAGAAAGATGTGCTCAAGAACAAGGGGAGTTACAATGCAGAAGTCTCGGCATTCCTCTTCGAATACCTTGGGAGAAATGGCGTAAAAACCCATTTTGTCAGCATGATCGATCCCCGCCACATGGTTGTGCGCGAACTTGGGATGATCCCGCTCGAAGTGATTGTCAGAAACGTTGCTGCAGGTTCCATTGTGCGGAATTACCCGTTCAAAGAAGGGACAAAACTCGATCCGCCGGTTATCGTGATCGATTTCAAGGATGACGCACGGCATGATCCCATGCTCAATGACGATCTGATTATCGCCCTCAAAATCGCAACCCCGGCAGAGCTTAAAAAGATCAAAAAGATTGCCCTGGAAATAAACCGGCTGCTCTTTTCCCTCCTTGCAGCGCAGGGTATCACCCTTGTCGACTTTAAGATCGAGTTCGGCAGGCAGGGAAAAACAATCTTCCTCGGGGATGAGATCAGCATGGACTCGATGCGGCTCTGGGACAAGAAGAGCGGGGAGTCACTGGACAAGGACGTGTATCGTTTCGAAAAAGGCGATGTGATGGCAACCTACAACCGGGTAGCACAGCGGATCACCACGTCACCAAAGAAGCGGTGA
- a CDS encoding ferredoxin-thioredoxin reductase catalytic domain-containing protein → MTEESAEHADMLKWAKGYAHKHGWTLNTDEKQLNTVIKGLVRNKTKFGRPYCPCRLRSGDEEKDRAIECPCLYHKEEVAKQGHCHCSLYFKEP, encoded by the coding sequence ATGACAGAAGAAAGTGCAGAGCATGCTGATATGCTTAAATGGGCAAAAGGCTATGCGCATAAACACGGCTGGACACTCAATACCGATGAAAAGCAGCTCAATACCGTGATCAAGGGACTGGTGCGCAATAAGACAAAGTTCGGCCGGCCCTACTGCCCCTGCCGCCTCCGGAGTGGTGACGAGGAGAAGGACCGGGCAATCGAATGCCCCTGCCTCTATCATAAAGAGGAAGTGGCAAAGCAGGGACACTGCCACTGCAGCCTGTATTTTAAAGAACCCTGA
- a CDS encoding DNA-deoxyinosine glycosylase has translation MAGLCRTRFHAADSAGFPPVTGDSPRVLILGSFPSVQSLRHSEYYGNPQNHFWKIMDALFGIDRQLPYQDRIANLTGHHIALWDVVRTCSRRGSADQEIREPAFNDISGFLIAHPTVRLIILNGSAAGRYFRRMHMPPAIESRILPSTSPANTRYTLAEKIEAWDIIRANCERGE, from the coding sequence ATGGCCGGCCTGTGCAGAACCCGTTTCCATGCAGCGGACTCAGCAGGTTTTCCTCCCGTGACCGGGGACTCCCCCCGGGTCCTTATCCTGGGCAGTTTTCCCAGCGTACAATCACTCCGGCACAGCGAGTATTACGGAAATCCCCAGAACCATTTCTGGAAGATCATGGATGCGCTGTTCGGAATCGATCGCCAGCTCCCGTACCAGGATCGGATTGCGAACCTTACGGGGCACCATATCGCGCTCTGGGATGTTGTGCGGACCTGTTCAAGGAGAGGGAGTGCGGATCAGGAGATCAGGGAGCCGGCCTTCAACGATATCAGCGGGTTCCTCATCGCACACCCCACCGTGCGGCTCATCATCCTGAACGGGTCTGCTGCTGGCCGCTACTTCCGCAGGATGCATATGCCACCGGCCATTGAAAGCCGTATCCTGCCGTCAACGAGCCCTGCAAACACCCGGTATACTCTTGCAGAAAAAATTGAAGCCTGGGACATTATCCGGGCGAACTGTGAAAGGGGAGAGTAA
- a CDS encoding AarF/ABC1/UbiB kinase family protein gives MVTRIRRYAQIVDVLGQYGFSIGLEKLFPGRARFRLSSSGKAPETSTVYERMRLTLEDLGPTFVKFGQIMSTRTELLPPELIEELKKLQDHAKPLPFCDVRAVIEENSPDIFDWFSEIDETPVASASIGQVHRAVLKDGTKVAIKIQRPGIGEIIETDITILKSMAERIETVFPETRIYNPSGMVDDFAHQIVKELDYTREARNVERMARNFRDVPGIRFPKIYWEFTTPRLMVMEFIEGVRIDNPDSIMEMGLDPHDIGVRGFHAYLKMIFEDGFFHGDPHPGNLFVTAEGDIVFLDFGIVGILRPEKRQNFINLLFALVTDDIEMMLRSLEGFGIAIAEEDREAMRDDLYIMMHDFGGGDEVSQLNFRLVVTELTEAMRRYRLKVPLSLMLLLKVFIMVLDIGVRLDPKFNLGKEVTPYLTKLADTNTLSAGYIKRASTSLLDGVDALLDMPRNLNLMLRRLSTGTFKLEIVDTDIQKLQMALDKASDKLMIGMVVASLVVGSSLVLQSSSFVLPKEVSWIAILGYTAAVLVGFYAIYHVIFLKFRMER, from the coding sequence ATGGTCACCCGTATCAGGCGGTATGCGCAGATCGTGGATGTGCTGGGCCAGTACGGCTTCAGTATCGGGCTTGAAAAGTTATTCCCCGGCAGAGCCCGGTTCAGGCTCTCCTCATCCGGCAAAGCCCCGGAGACGTCCACGGTCTACGAGAGGATGCGGCTCACCTTAGAGGATCTGGGACCCACCTTTGTCAAGTTCGGGCAGATCATGAGCACAAGGACGGAACTGCTACCGCCCGAGCTGATCGAGGAGCTTAAAAAACTGCAGGACCATGCAAAGCCCCTGCCGTTTTGTGATGTGCGGGCTGTGATCGAAGAGAACAGCCCCGATATTTTCGACTGGTTCAGCGAGATCGATGAAACGCCCGTTGCCTCTGCCTCGATCGGACAGGTTCATCGTGCCGTCCTTAAAGACGGAACTAAAGTTGCCATCAAGATCCAGCGCCCGGGTATTGGGGAGATTATCGAGACCGATATCACGATCCTGAAATCCATGGCAGAACGGATCGAGACGGTGTTTCCCGAGACCCGGATCTATAATCCCTCCGGCATGGTGGATGATTTCGCACACCAGATCGTAAAGGAACTTGATTACACACGGGAAGCCCGCAATGTCGAGCGGATGGCCCGGAACTTCCGGGATGTGCCGGGCATACGGTTCCCGAAAATTTACTGGGAATTTACCACGCCCCGTCTGATGGTGATGGAATTTATTGAGGGTGTCAGGATTGATAACCCCGACTCTATCATGGAAATGGGACTGGATCCGCACGACATAGGTGTGCGGGGATTCCACGCCTATCTCAAGATGATCTTCGAAGACGGGTTCTTCCACGGGGATCCGCACCCGGGTAACCTGTTTGTCACCGCGGAAGGAGACATCGTCTTTCTGGACTTCGGGATCGTGGGTATCTTACGGCCCGAGAAACGGCAGAATTTTATCAACCTTCTCTTTGCTCTGGTCACCGATGATATCGAGATGATGCTCCGGTCCCTTGAGGGTTTTGGGATTGCCATTGCCGAAGAGGACCGGGAAGCAATGCGGGACGATCTCTATATCATGATGCATGATTTCGGTGGTGGGGACGAGGTCTCGCAACTGAACTTCCGGCTTGTGGTGACCGAGCTCACCGAAGCGATGCGCCGCTACCGCCTCAAAGTACCCCTGAGCCTGATGCTGCTATTAAAGGTCTTTATCATGGTCCTCGACATCGGCGTCCGGCTTGACCCGAAATTCAACTTGGGAAAAGAGGTCACGCCCTACTTAACGAAACTGGCCGATACCAATACACTCTCTGCCGGTTACATCAAACGGGCATCAACATCGCTCCTTGATGGTGTCGATGCCCTGCTGGACATGCCCCGGAATCTCAACCTGATGCTGCGGCGGTTGTCTACGGGAACATTCAAACTTGAGATCGTGGACACCGATATCCAGAAACTCCAGATGGCACTCGATAAGGCCAGCGACAAACTGATGATCGGTATGGTTGTTGCCTCGCTCGTGGTGGGATCTTCTCTGGTTCTCCAGTCCTCTTCATTCGTACTGCCAAAGGAAGTCTCATGGATTGCAATTCTGGGGTATACCGCTGCGGTGCTGGTCGGTTTCTATGCCATCTACCATGTCATATTCTTAAAATTCCGTATGGAACGGTAA
- a CDS encoding DNA methyltransferase, translated as MGLETREPGRTGFGHTLAGFTSDAGIPTHVEPLDPTVPALKKYTNEFWTSRQRQASSIHEISYRACFKPQLPRFFINLLTKKGDFVYDPFSGRGTTVIEAGLSGRNAIANDANPLSRIMTEPRFFPPEYEAVEKRLASIQAETCTADIDLSMFYHPDTEREIICLRQYLLARQAASRDDMIDRWIAMVATNRLTGHSPGFFSVYTLPPNQAVSQLSQQRINIKRNQVPEYRDTHRIILNKTKSLLRSLTPEEQKNLNHAGKNARLLTGDSRNTPEILNDSVQLTVTSPPFLDIVQYKDDNWLRCWFNGLDGRVIGNGITMAKTVGAWSGVMGAVFHELYRITRPGGYVAFEVGEVKKRSIRLEEHVVPLGISAGFSCECVLINQQTFTKTSNIWGVDNNTSGTNTNRIVIFSKNH; from the coding sequence ATGGGATTGGAGACGAGAGAACCCGGCCGCACAGGATTTGGCCACACTCTTGCAGGATTCACCAGTGATGCCGGCATTCCCACTCATGTTGAACCCCTGGATCCAACCGTCCCGGCACTGAAGAAATACACCAATGAGTTCTGGACGTCCCGCCAGCGTCAGGCCTCCTCCATTCACGAGATCTCGTACCGTGCCTGTTTCAAGCCCCAGCTCCCCCGGTTCTTCATCAATCTCCTGACAAAAAAGGGAGATTTCGTGTATGATCCTTTCAGCGGCAGGGGGACAACGGTAATAGAAGCAGGGCTCTCGGGGCGCAACGCGATCGCAAACGACGCGAATCCCTTATCCCGGATCATGACTGAGCCCCGGTTTTTCCCGCCGGAGTATGAGGCAGTAGAGAAACGGCTGGCATCTATCCAGGCGGAGACCTGCACAGCCGATATTGACTTATCGATGTTCTATCATCCCGATACCGAGAGGGAGATCATTTGCCTGCGGCAGTACCTGCTGGCACGACAAGCCGCCTCACGGGATGATATGATCGATCGCTGGATTGCGATGGTTGCAACGAACCGCCTGACCGGGCATTCGCCGGGTTTCTTCTCGGTCTATACTCTTCCCCCCAACCAGGCGGTATCTCAACTGAGCCAGCAGCGGATCAACATAAAACGAAATCAGGTGCCTGAGTACCGCGACACCCACCGGATCATCCTGAATAAGACAAAAAGCCTGCTGCGCAGTCTTACTCCAGAAGAGCAGAAGAACCTGAACCATGCCGGCAAAAACGCCCGCCTTTTGACCGGGGACTCCCGGAATACCCCGGAGATTCTCAACGATTCCGTGCAGCTTACGGTCACGTCACCCCCGTTTCTCGATATTGTACAGTATAAGGATGACAACTGGCTTCGCTGCTGGTTCAATGGTCTCGATGGCCGGGTGATCGGGAACGGGATTACGATGGCAAAAACGGTGGGTGCCTGGTCCGGGGTGATGGGTGCGGTATTTCATGAGCTCTACCGCATCACCCGCCCCGGGGGATATGTCGCTTTTGAGGTAGGAGAGGTTAAGAAGCGGTCGATCCGGCTGGAAGAACATGTGGTACCGCTGGGGATATCAGCGGGGTTTTCCTGCGAATGTGTGCTTATCAACCAGCAGACCTTTACCAAAACCTCCAACATCTGGGGGGTAGACAACAACACCTCCGGTACCAATACCAACCGGATCGTCATCTTTTCAAAAAACCATTAA
- a CDS encoding N-acetyltransferase produces the protein MMGSFFIRTETPFDITDIFAVHNDAFAQDGEARLVNALRKDGDFTSDLSLVAIHNDRIIGHVLFPPITIESPGNNHTSVPARALAPLGVDPAYQCQGVGAALLEEGLNACRQLGHRAVIVVGHPGYYPRFGFSPARTFGISAPFPCPDEAFMAIELEPGALDGVHGTVRYPPAFDAEGAHTG, from the coding sequence ATGATGGGATCTTTTTTTATCCGCACGGAAACCCCGTTTGATATCACGGATATTTTTGCCGTGCATAACGATGCCTTTGCGCAGGACGGTGAAGCCCGGCTTGTCAATGCCCTGCGCAAGGATGGAGATTTCACGTCGGATCTTTCCCTTGTCGCAATTCATAATGACCGGATTATCGGGCATGTGCTCTTCCCCCCGATCACGATCGAGTCGCCTGGTAATAATCATACGAGCGTTCCTGCCCGCGCACTGGCACCGCTGGGGGTCGACCCGGCATACCAGTGCCAGGGTGTCGGGGCAGCACTTCTTGAAGAAGGTCTCAATGCCTGCCGGCAACTCGGGCATCGTGCGGTGATTGTCGTCGGCCATCCGGGTTATTATCCCCGGTTCGGCTTTTCCCCGGCCCGGACGTTTGGCATTTCCGCCCCCTTCCCCTGCCCGGATGAAGCGTTCATGGCGATCGAACTTGAGCCCGGAGCACTTGACGGGGTTCATGGGACGGTCCGGTATCCCCCTGCGTTCGATGCAGAGGGTGCCCACACGGGATAA
- a CDS encoding DUF308 domain-containing protein: MSDVKETTEASDIIACYTSLLPWWLVLVWGLLSLIIGIMFLTTPGVTTLLLITFMGAYWLVGGLFTLGSLVVDKSNMGLKIFLAVVNIIAGILILLYPLYSTVFILAFFAIFIGFWGCFIGAAHLYQAFTTKDAGNGVLGVISLIFGLIILIYPMYAAELIPLIVGVFAIATGIAAVIAAFQVKKTSASPAHG; the protein is encoded by the coding sequence ATGAGTGACGTGAAAGAAACAACAGAGGCATCTGATATAATTGCATGCTACACGAGCCTTTTGCCGTGGTGGCTGGTACTGGTGTGGGGACTCCTTTCCCTGATCATCGGGATTATGTTCCTGACAACGCCGGGCGTAACCACTCTCCTCCTGATCACTTTCATGGGGGCGTACTGGCTGGTGGGTGGATTGTTCACCCTTGGCAGTCTTGTTGTCGATAAGAGCAATATGGGATTGAAGATCTTTCTTGCCGTGGTCAATATCATCGCCGGGATTCTCATCCTCCTGTACCCCCTGTACAGCACGGTGTTTATCCTGGCATTCTTTGCAATCTTCATTGGTTTCTGGGGGTGTTTCATTGGCGCAGCCCACCTGTACCAGGCATTTACCACAAAGGATGCCGGTAACGGTGTGCTGGGAGTGATCAGCCTGATCTTTGGTCTGATTATTCTGATCTACCCCATGTATGCAGCAGAACTCATACCGTTGATCGTTGGGGTGTTTGCCATTGCAACCGGTATTGCAGCAGTGATTGCAGCGTTCCAGGTAAAGAAAACCTCTGCATCCCCTGCTCACGGATAA
- a CDS encoding UbiA family prenyltransferase — MNATLRAYIDLTRLQFSFAWPLLFCSGYLLATVTYGGFAWLDLVRVALIGFFGFEAGLVLNDYIDREYDRKDIETDKLTKYWRVFGTRPIPAGLVSPRSALVLFLILAAVAATLILTLPAPHSIYVLILMCYCFAIECFYQEEKRGQKFPFAQLIGRTDFALFPVAGYLCVGSPDLNALLYFAFFYPFALAHLGANDLIDVANDRARGMNTIPTLYSMDRTAYWITGFTAVHVVTAIIFMTRLGLIARAGIVAGLVLLLYANIIILKTKSPEDTLKVLPCFHVAMVLYAGGIAAGALL; from the coding sequence ATGAACGCAACCCTGCGGGCCTATATTGATCTCACCCGGCTCCAGTTCTCGTTTGCCTGGCCCCTGCTCTTCTGCTCCGGGTACCTCCTCGCCACGGTTACCTATGGGGGATTTGCATGGCTGGATCTCGTGCGGGTTGCCCTTATCGGGTTTTTCGGGTTTGAAGCCGGGCTTGTGCTGAATGATTATATTGATCGCGAGTATGACCGGAAAGATATCGAAACCGATAAGCTGACGAAATACTGGAGGGTGTTTGGCACAAGACCCATACCAGCCGGACTCGTTTCCCCCCGTAGTGCGCTCGTTCTTTTTCTTATCCTTGCTGCTGTCGCGGCCACCCTTATCCTTACGCTGCCTGCCCCGCATTCGATCTACGTCCTCATCCTGATGTGCTATTGCTTTGCGATTGAGTGCTTTTACCAGGAGGAAAAACGCGGGCAGAAATTTCCCTTTGCGCAACTCATAGGCAGGACAGACTTTGCATTGTTCCCGGTTGCAGGGTACCTCTGCGTTGGAAGCCCGGACCTGAACGCGCTCCTGTACTTTGCATTCTTCTACCCGTTTGCACTGGCCCATCTGGGTGCAAATGACTTAATCGATGTGGCAAACGACCGGGCACGCGGGATGAACACAATTCCGACCCTCTACAGCATGGACAGGACCGCGTACTGGATCACCGGTTTTACCGCCGTCCATGTGGTGACCGCTATCATCTTCATGACCCGGCTTGGCTTAATTGCACGCGCCGGTATCGTCGCAGGGCTGGTGCTCCTTCTCTATGCAAATATTATAATCCTGAAAACGAAGTCCCCCGAGGATACGCTGAAAGTGTTGCCGTGCTTCCATGTGGCGATGGTGCTGTACGCGGGGGGGATAGCGGCGGGGGCGTTGTTGTAA
- a CDS encoding SprT family zinc-dependent metalloprotease, translating to MDDIRIEKIVRSRRRTIALVITPEAQLIVRAPLRASAAMIDDLVREKRSWIQKKIGEIRQRPAATAHAYTEGETFLYLGRAYPLHIVESKNGAIERTDRLCVCRTLLPDIKNQLRRWYMQEARREIRARCMWFSMTTGHIPTTIRISDARQRWGSCTHKGGLNFSWRLIQAPPEIIDYVVVHELVHISQPDHSKKFWAKVKAIMPDYEQRRKWLRENERLLRI from the coding sequence ATGGACGATATCCGCATTGAAAAGATAGTCCGCTCCCGCCGCCGGACAATAGCGCTGGTCATTACACCGGAAGCACAGCTGATTGTCCGGGCACCGCTCCGGGCATCGGCCGCGATGATTGACGATCTTGTACGGGAAAAGCGCAGCTGGATCCAGAAGAAAATCGGGGAGATCCGGCAGCGGCCCGCTGCAACGGCACATGCGTACACAGAGGGTGAGACCTTTCTCTATCTTGGGCGGGCATACCCGCTGCATATCGTGGAAAGCAAAAACGGGGCAATCGAACGCACTGACCGGTTATGCGTATGCAGGACGCTACTCCCGGACATAAAAAACCAGTTAAGACGCTGGTATATGCAGGAGGCCCGGCGGGAAATACGGGCACGGTGCATGTGGTTCTCGATGACAACCGGCCATATCCCGACAACGATCCGCATATCGGATGCCCGGCAGCGCTGGGGTTCCTGCACCCACAAGGGCGGGCTGAATTTCAGCTGGCGGCTCATCCAGGCGCCTCCGGAGATTATCGATTATGTGGTGGTCCATGAACTGGTCCATATCAGCCAGCCGGACCATTCGAAGAAGTTTTGGGCGAAAGTGAAGGCGATTATGCCGGATTACGAGCAGAGACGGAAGTGGCTCCGGGAGAATGAGCGGCTGCTGAGGATATAA
- a CDS encoding ABC transporter ATP-binding protein: protein MIDIIDLRKIYRMGDVEVRALDGVSLDIAKGEFLGIMGASGSGKTTLLHMLGLLDEPSSGKIIIDGTDVGKFSDYEKTMFRLYKLGYVFQDYALVPDLTVMENVSLPAMLRRDRDDEQIKKDSFHILQQIGLCDRRDHLPRELSGGQQQRVSIARAIVNKPDILFADEPCANLDTENSRMVLDLFREINEEMQQTIVMVSHEDWHKEYFHRIVRLKDGKVVSDGFNGSGKHA from the coding sequence ATGATCGATATAATTGACCTGCGGAAAATTTACCGGATGGGAGATGTCGAAGTCAGGGCGCTGGATGGCGTGAGCCTTGATATTGCAAAGGGCGAGTTTCTCGGCATCATGGGAGCGAGCGGGAGTGGCAAGACCACGCTTCTTCACATGCTGGGTCTCCTTGACGAACCCTCATCGGGCAAGATTATTATTGATGGAACAGATGTCGGGAAATTTTCTGATTACGAAAAGACGATGTTCCGGCTCTACAAGCTCGGGTATGTCTTCCAGGACTATGCACTCGTCCCTGACCTGACGGTGATGGAGAATGTCTCTCTTCCCGCGATGCTCCGCAGGGACCGCGACGATGAGCAGATTAAAAAGGACAGTTTTCACATCCTGCAGCAGATCGGCCTGTGCGACCGGCGGGACCACCTCCCCCGGGAACTCTCCGGTGGCCAGCAGCAGCGTGTTTCCATCGCCCGGGCGATCGTGAACAAGCCGGACATCCTCTTTGCCGATGAGCCGTGTGCAAATCTTGACACCGAGAATTCACGGATGGTGCTGGACCTCTTCCGCGAGATCAACGAAGAGATGCAGCAGACCATCGTAATGGTCTCGCATGAGGACTGGCACAAGGAGTATTTCCACCGCATCGTCCGGCTCAAAGATGGCAAAGTTGTGAGTGACGGGTTCAACGGATCCGGGAAGCATGCGTAA